The Bdellovibrionales bacterium DNA segment ATCAGTCTTTGATGATTGAGTATCTTCGAAAAGCTTTAAAAGAAAATTAATTGCCGTTGGCCAACCCACCACTTTGTTCCGTTGAAGTGGTGGATTTAAAAACTACTTGCTACTGGCCAAATCGACGATGGCGTTAAAGACCATGGCGTTAGGCTTAGAGTCCTTACTGTCCAAGCAAAAGTATCCGACGCGCTCAAACTGATAGCGCAGCTCGGGCTTGGCCTCATTAAGGCTCCATTCGAGTTTGGCGTTCTTGATGATTTTTAAAGATTCAGGATTCAAATTGTCTTTAAAAGTTTTTCCTTCCGGAACGTTCTCCGGATCTGGCACTTTAAAAAGTCGACCGTAGATGCGAACTTCGGCATCCACGCACTTGCTCGCAGACACCCAGTGCATCATGCCTTTCACCTTGCGACCGTCGGAGGTGGGTTTGCCGCCGAGAGTAGCGACATCGTAATCGCAACGGAGTTCTACAATTTGACCGCTGGCATTTTTAATCACTTCTTTGCACTTGATCACATAGGCATTACGCAAACGCGCTTCTTTGCCGGGAGCTAAACGAAAGAAATCCGCCGGAGGATTTTCCATAAAATCGGCAGCATCGATGTAGACCTCGCGACCGAAATAAATTTTTCGATGACCCATCTCCGGTTTTTTAGGATGCACTTGCGTCTCGATGATTTCTTCTTTCCCTTCGGGATAGTTTTCAATCACCACTTTGATGGGATTTAAAACCGCCATCGCACGGTGAGCGACATTGTCGAGATCGTCACGCACACAGTTTTCTAAAATATCGTACTCAATAATACTCTCCGCTTTGGCGACACCGATGCGTTTTGCAAAAAGTTGGATCGATTCAGGAGTGTAGCCCCGTCGACGAATTCCTGAAATGGTCGGCATCCGGGGATCATCCCAGCCACTGACTAAATTTTCTTTCACTAACTGAAGCAGTTTACGTTTGCTCATCACCAAATAAGTCATGTTCATTCGAGCAAACTCATACTGATGAGGTTCGCCGCCGGTGGGAACGTTTTGTATACACCAGTCATAAAAGGGGCGGTGATCTTGAAATTCCAAAGTGCAAATCGAATGAGTGATGCGCTCGATGGCGTCTGAGAGCGGGTGAGCGTAATCGTACATCGGATAGATGCACCATTTGTCGCCCGTGTTGTGATGACTCACTTTACGAATACGGTAAAGTAAAGGATCACGCATGTTCATGTTCGGCGATTGCATGTCGATTTTGGCGCGTAGGACATGTTGACCTTCTTCGAACTCTCCAGCCTTCATACGACGGAACAGATCTAAGTTTTCTTGCACAGAGCGATCACGGTAGGGACTGTTGCGTCCCGGAGTGGTAAAGTCACCGCGATACTCTCGAAGCTCTTCCTCGTTTAAACTACAGACATAAGCTTTCCCATTTTGAATGAGAAGTTCGGCCCAATCATAAAGTTGTTGGAAATAGTTGGACGCGTAAAAAAGATCGTTCCCCCAATCATAGCCTAACCATTTAACGTCGGCTTTAATCGATTCGACATATTCGACATCTTCCGTCTCGGGATTGGTGTCGTCAAAGCGCAGATGGCAACGTCCATTGTAATCCTGGGCGAGTCCAAAATTCAGACAGATGGACTTGGCGTGACCGAGATGGAGATAGCCATTGGGCTCCGGAGGAAAGCGAGTGACAACTTGGCCTCCATGCTTACCCGATTTGATATCGGTCTCGATAATTTGACGTAAAAAATTAGGTGCTTCGACAGGATTTTTATGATCGTTTTTATGAGGATGAGCCATGGCTAAATATCTGAAATCTAGCCAATTCTGTCAACAGATCGCTTAATTCAAACCACAAAGATGGGGCTGCTGCGGGCAAGAGCCAGTCATTCCGAGGGGGTTTGCAAAGTTTGCGTCACAAACTCGAGCGGAGCGCACATCGGTGATGGGGCCTTGTTGGCCGTTGAGGATGTTTCCGAGTTCATTCTCCGTGAGGGCTTTCGCCAGAGATCGAGACACCACTCGTCCGTCCCCATAGATGATTTTCAACTCCGGTCCCAAAAAACGAATTCCGTGGGAGTAGTCTTCATAGGCAAAATCATGGGGAAGAGCCAGGGGTTGAATGGGCTTGTTCCCGGCCTGCTGCCAGCCATAGATGGCGACCTGCTGAGGCTTTGAATTGAGGCGATTGGTGATCACCACATCTTTTTTATGTCCCGCCACGAGGCCCCAGCGCCCGTCGCGTTGATTTTCGATGGTGTTATTAAAAATATAATAGTTAGGACCTGAGCGCATCGCGCCGGGATACTTATACCAGTCGGTGGGCTGCGGTTTGAGTTTGACCGACGCTTGGTCGTAAATACGATCCACTAAAAATGTTGTCGGCATCACAAAACCGAATTCGCTCGCTAAAAACTGAGCGGCATAATTTGTGAGAGGCATGCGGACGAAATCATTTTCGGTTCCGATCATCAAATAATCGGGCTGCACTTGCAGCTCCAAAACGACATCTGCACCTTGATAGCGAGCCGGGATTCGAAGAGGGGTGAAGGCTTTAAGAACTTCAGGAACATTTCCTTTGAGGACTTCCTTCACCACCGCGAGTTCGCGCTGGACGGATGGATTTTTTAAATAGCTTAAAAATGTTTGTGAAGACCAAGCCTCATTCGTTTGTCGAGGTGGAAATCCACAATGTTGAGCGTGAGCTTGAAAAGAGAGAATAAAGAGCGAATAAAAAGCGGCCAGTCTCAGTAGATTGTTCATGACGAACCTATCGGCAAAGCTGGGTATTTTTATTTCGGCAGATGGCCTAGTTTTTTAGAATGAGATGGAGCTCCTTCGAGCTCAAGTTTATAAGACTCTCTGCCATCCGTTAACGGGATCAACGTTTGACTTTTGACCTCGGCTTAACTGAACGGTGTAGGGGCCAATCTTTTCGATCTCGATACAGTCATCGATGTCATAGAGATCATCGGTGTGAAGTTCGACTAAATCATTTTCTAAATTTTTCTTGGCTTTATTTTTGGCCTCAAGGGGAGACTCCGCGACCAAAAACTTCATGTAGTGCATTTCGCCGAACACTTCTTTTTTATAAGCTCCCAAATTCACAAAATACAGCTTGAGATCATCTTTACTTTTTCTCTGATTATTATTCTGACCTTTACTGACAGTGATATCGTAACCCTCGACGTTCTCGAGGGCCAACCAAGAGTCCACATGCAGGGACTTAGGAGTGCCAAACCAATTTTCTTTTATCTGAGGTATAAGTTCCTCTGATGATTTGCCCACGAGAAACATCACATCGTGGAGCTCTAAGCTGCATCGAGGCGCACGTCCTCCAAGATAGAAGGCAATTAATTTATTCTCTGTGAATGAAAATGGCTGAAGTGTTCCCATGCCCCGCAATCTAGTCAATCGCTCTACCTCTGTCCACTGCAAAAACAGGTGGTCCAATGTCTCGGTAAAATAGACAGGCGCCAGGAGCGGTGCTACATTTAAGAGACTGGGGGGAGTGAAAAGTGCGAGCTCTGTATGGAATCCTAGCGATCTTTTTTTTCACACCGGCAATGGCTCACGCCACGTCCTGCAAACCATTTCGTGTGCATTTGGAGGCGAGGGCACCTGCGGAAGCGCCCCATGTACCCTTTCTCCAAAGTCCGTCTTGGGAAAAAGATCTTGTTCTTAAAATTTCTCGTCTGGAAAAAAAAGTATCCTTCGAAAGCATCTATAACAAATGGCTTGCCAATCATTTGAACGAGCTCACCGAAGAGCAACGCCATCAATGGCTTCAATGTATTTACCATTACGTACAGATGGACACGGATAAAGATGGGATTGCAGATTGGACGGCTGTTGTGGATCAAAAACCTTCGCGGACCATTTATCCTTTAGATCCTGACATGGACGGTGACGGAATACCGAATATTTTCGACTCTCAGCCTCTAGACAAAACCCTTGGAGTCGCGGTGAAAGGCCAAATCCCTAGGCATTTGATTTCTGACGAAAGCGCCGTCGCTCTTTGGCAGAAAAAGCTTTACGATGTTTATGGAATTGTAGCGATCAATCATACGGCAAAGCATTCACCCTATGTTTTGAAAGAACTTTATTTGCTTCTTGAGAAAAGCTTTTCCCGCCAGTTTGTACGCTCATTAAAAGGAATTAAATCTGTTTATGCTTTTGCCAAGCATGATGATGTGTTTGATATCGCCGCGTACCATCACCAGATGCAGGCGATCA contains these protein-coding regions:
- a CDS encoding glutamine--tRNA ligase/YqeY domain fusion protein — encoded protein: MAHPHKNDHKNPVEAPNFLRQIIETDIKSGKHGGQVVTRFPPEPNGYLHLGHAKSICLNFGLAQDYNGRCHLRFDDTNPETEDVEYVESIKADVKWLGYDWGNDLFYASNYFQQLYDWAELLIQNGKAYVCSLNEEELREYRGDFTTPGRNSPYRDRSVQENLDLFRRMKAGEFEEGQHVLRAKIDMQSPNMNMRDPLLYRIRKVSHHNTGDKWCIYPMYDYAHPLSDAIERITHSICTLEFQDHRPFYDWCIQNVPTGGEPHQYEFARMNMTYLVMSKRKLLQLVKENLVSGWDDPRMPTISGIRRRGYTPESIQLFAKRIGVAKAESIIEYDILENCVRDDLDNVAHRAMAVLNPIKVVIENYPEGKEEIIETQVHPKKPEMGHRKIYFGREVYIDAADFMENPPADFFRLAPGKEARLRNAYVIKCKEVIKNASGQIVELRCDYDVATLGGKPTSDGRKVKGMMHWVSASKCVDAEVRIYGRLFKVPDPENVPEGKTFKDNLNPESLKIIKNAKLEWSLNEAKPELRYQFERVGYFCLDSKDSKPNAMVFNAIVDLASSK
- a CDS encoding DUF1543 domain-containing protein, whose product is MGTLQPFSFTENKLIAFYLGGRAPRCSLELHDVMFLVGKSSEELIPQIKENWFGTPKSLHVDSWLALENVEGYDITVSKGQNNNQRKSKDDLKLYFVNLGAYKKEVFGEMHYMKFLVAESPLEAKNKAKKNLENDLVELHTDDLYDIDDCIEIEKIGPYTVQLSRGQKSNVDPVNGWQRVL